From a single Bacteroidia bacterium genomic region:
- a CDS encoding DUF3500 domain-containing protein: MKKILILIIIALFYGCSPTARQGEDNPHEQEAVNPVKERFAKMESDALKEPYKGIFAADDSMKDLFPVRSTNVATAPIIEAAILFLDGLSSEQRNRTTFEVDDQEWRKWCNVDNGIYVRQGVSLKEMTQLQKNTAFNLMQVSLSAKGLQLSKDIMKTDQTLKELNNGSADYDEELYFFTIMGQPSQTEPWGWQLDGHHLVINYFVLGDQVVMSPVFMGGEPIITTTGKYKGNTLFQDEQNLGLAFMQSLSAEQQAMATISKDKTRNNNVAEANKDNLNLEYQGIRASNLSDPQKEELRNLIYQYVSNIREGHQQIKMEEVLLHIDNTWFSWVGETSADAVFYYRIHSPVVLIEFDHQRVVGVPNADNGKPTRNHIHTVVRTPNGNDYGKDLLRQHLESHKH; the protein is encoded by the coding sequence ATGAAAAAAATATTAATCCTGATAATCATAGCTTTGTTTTACGGTTGCTCGCCGACCGCCAGACAAGGTGAGGATAACCCACACGAGCAAGAAGCCGTCAATCCTGTCAAGGAACGTTTTGCTAAAATGGAATCCGATGCTTTAAAAGAACCCTATAAAGGGATATTTGCTGCCGATGATTCTATGAAAGATTTATTTCCTGTCAGAAGTACGAATGTGGCTACCGCCCCAATCATTGAGGCGGCAATTCTGTTTCTCGACGGTTTAAGTTCTGAACAACGCAATCGAACAACTTTTGAGGTTGATGATCAGGAATGGCGAAAATGGTGCAATGTGGACAATGGGATCTATGTTCGGCAAGGAGTGAGCTTAAAGGAAATGACTCAATTGCAGAAGAATACGGCATTCAATTTAATGCAGGTATCGCTGAGTGCAAAAGGACTTCAGCTAAGCAAAGACATCATGAAAACGGATCAGACGCTGAAAGAACTTAACAATGGATCGGCGGATTATGATGAAGAACTTTACTTCTTTACAATTATGGGCCAACCTTCCCAAACTGAGCCCTGGGGGTGGCAATTGGACGGCCATCATTTAGTGATAAATTATTTCGTCCTCGGTGACCAGGTCGTGATGTCTCCGGTTTTTATGGGAGGCGAACCCATTATAACGACAACCGGAAAATATAAAGGGAACACATTATTTCAGGACGAGCAAAACCTGGGGTTGGCTTTTATGCAATCACTATCGGCTGAACAACAAGCGATGGCTACCATCTCCAAAGACAAAACCAGGAACAATAATGTAGCTGAAGCTAACAAGGACAATTTAAATCTGGAGTATCAGGGTATCCGGGCGTCGAATTTATCAGACCCCCAAAAAGAAGAATTGCGGAATTTGATCTATCAATATGTGAGCAATATAAGAGAAGGACACCAACAGATAAAAATGGAAGAAGTGTTGCTTCATATTGATAATACGTGGTTTTCCTGGGTAGGAGAAACATCAGCGGATGCTGTGTTTTATTATCGCATTCATAGCCCTGTGGTATTAATCGAATTTGATCACCAAAGAGTTGTTGGAGTACCCAATGCCGATAATGGAAAACCAACAAGAAATCATATTCACACGGTAGTCAGAACCCCCAACGGAAATGACTATGGAAAGGATTTATTAAGGCAACATTTGGAAAGTCACAAACACTAA
- a CDS encoding OmpA family protein — translation MRRTALFVLLFSVVSQSVFAQNDKAGSKDHPIIQRFNQSYIYDYEETSFEPYSIVTGKSNGAKFTSTQEIEGKIYRIFYSLPTDAGSVYEIYTNYLNAFKGSGAEILFSCKNLSDCGKYFWDFLREEDTKIKMPAYYGEELAYISAKFSKDGMGYYVTVIPGYGLSEMGYEVTVVEVKEMSQQITLSSFEKGMKEKGKVSLYGILFDTGSDVIKQSSYAEIELIAQYLKNNLSKTVYIVGHTDNTGGYTLNMDLSEKRAQAVINVLTSKYGISASRLTGAGVGPVAPESVNTTEEGRKKNRRVEVVLNEK, via the coding sequence ATGAGAAGAACAGCACTATTCGTACTCTTATTTTCCGTAGTATCTCAATCGGTATTTGCCCAAAATGACAAAGCCGGCAGTAAAGACCATCCGATTATTCAGCGTTTCAACCAATCGTACATTTACGATTATGAAGAAACTTCCTTTGAACCATACAGTATTGTTACAGGAAAATCAAATGGTGCAAAATTTACTTCTACGCAGGAAATAGAAGGAAAAATTTATCGAATATTTTACAGTTTACCTACTGATGCAGGCTCTGTATATGAAATTTATACCAACTATCTCAACGCATTCAAAGGTAGCGGTGCTGAAATTCTTTTTAGTTGCAAAAACCTTTCGGACTGTGGTAAATATTTTTGGGATTTTTTACGAGAAGAGGACACTAAAATAAAAATGCCTGCATATTATGGCGAAGAGTTGGCCTATATTTCTGCAAAATTCAGTAAAGACGGAATGGGATATTATGTAACCGTAATTCCTGGATATGGGCTAAGCGAAATGGGGTATGAAGTAACCGTAGTTGAGGTGAAAGAAATGTCTCAGCAAATAACGCTCAGCAGTTTCGAAAAAGGAATGAAGGAAAAAGGTAAAGTATCGCTTTATGGAATTTTATTTGATACGGGTTCGGATGTAATTAAACAAAGCTCTTATGCCGAAATAGAATTAATAGCTCAATATTTAAAAAATAATCTCAGTAAAACAGTCTATATCGTGGGACATACAGATAATACAGGAGGTTATACGCTGAATATGGATCTTTCTGAAAAAAGGGCACAGGCTGTAATTAATGTTCTTACTTCAAAATATGGCATTTCGGCTTCAAGACTAACCGGTGCAGGTGTTGGACCTGTCGCTCCCGAAAGTGTTAATACCACTGAGGAAGGTCGAAAAAAGAATAGACGGGTCGAGGTTGTTTTGAATGAAAAATGA
- a CDS encoding helix-turn-helix domain-containing protein, which yields MKKVEINSERFDNMVQNIHKYGGCPVSATLKIIGGKWKPLILYFISVDVNRFGQLQRMIPDCSKRMMTVQLRELEDDGLVHREVFAEVPPKVIYTLTDKGESLRPLFGELSKWGIENVLEPRMKEKK from the coding sequence ATGAAAAAAGTTGAAATAAATTCGGAGCGCTTCGACAATATGGTCCAAAACATCCACAAGTATGGTGGATGCCCAGTAAGTGCGACACTAAAAATCATTGGCGGAAAATGGAAACCTTTGATTTTGTACTTTATATCGGTTGACGTCAACCGCTTCGGACAACTGCAACGAATGATCCCTGATTGCAGTAAAAGAATGATGACAGTCCAGCTCCGGGAACTGGAAGATGATGGGTTGGTGCACCGTGAAGTGTTTGCGGAAGTGCCCCCCAAAGTGATTTACACGCTGACAGACAAGGGAGAAAGCCTGAGACCACTGTTTGGTGAATTGAGCAAGTGGGGCATTGAGAATGTATTGGAGCCCAGAATGAAGGAGAAAAAGTAA